From a single bacterium genomic region:
- a CDS encoding FG-GAP repeat protein, which translates to MSHPHHIHRHLNRIVLTVTAALAFCAAPAQAYLALLRQGVESAEVPNSGDLFGYTLATGDFDGDGYDDLAVAAPWEANGLINAAAHGLVTVNWGTVYGLGHQNAATLSPGTPLDDSVKFGYALAVGDFNGDGFDDLAVGLPDNDNGAVVDAGGVWIYDGFSGGIQLAPSLMLSESNTGGIAETDDNFGFTLATGDFNGDGFDDLAIGTIGEDNGTGDVTVVRSGGAAGLSPATSTTFHPGVLGGSLGSPGGWFGKALATGDLDQDGFDDLVVGAPKTTVGAVGSSGRVYVLYGGGSGISATGTWKWDTSNHPGWLQSTALELGWSLAIGDFSDLDGNAPLQFIAGAPGYESGGQNDTGAIVLFSHDDASRALGNTRMVYNQPANQSNDQVLTNDRYGETLATGDFDGDGFADLAVGAVSNNITEQAALGAQLDAGSAYLYTRDGAVLTLDTHITHVTLNDHVFGGDNLGRGLAFGRFEGGGRAALAVGAPYGDDFSYEGDPTVSNAGRVYIHAPWRQPRNRPHRGSAALDCNGYLIYAQRAWQRMRPASTTKTMTLQLACDALDQGQDPNQLTTIPAWVANNVGGSQAGHLQGDRLTFFDLFKTMMTVSGNDSAMWLGSLISGEGLGGWTGWSTQSPGFAADMETQADNFGMSSATSFTNAAGIDSGDHYTTPLDFAIMSWQAIQDPCVKGIVNQPNWFVPVQRIGANGIPGQYGNIILQFTNGFVNGVRGQNPSAVGMKGGQTPGALRTGVYNSYVPLAAAHNAASGFGVWDDDIPVLGTIADCNSCIGAELLAIADLYCQQAAMPDDIVMPDPVPGPWSVLRDLSSAAEDTARGLVFNAAGTEANELGRLIQVDLLRANQAWPTANLTALLRHTSEFCVSPGRDATVGTAPYQQHDGFVISNRGGATVTISVIASDPAGYQQVVTLAPDDFFNVPATDGSAPAPDFQLSVANLSSTANACLEVQETGYRSQVSLGDGMSLPDVATFHLERVLSATNDSWSLEFLGLDPQPGNLLDVSAHDPGASSSVGDGPGLPVAPRPVLSRLLPNVPNPFNPSTTIRFDLAGGGSVDLRVFDVRGRLVRTLAAGAVYVQGRHEVAWDGRDERGQAVASGVYVVELTAGSTRQSQQVMLLK; encoded by the coding sequence ATGTCGCACCCCCACCACATCCACCGGCACCTGAACCGGATTGTCCTGACGGTCACCGCTGCCCTGGCCTTCTGCGCCGCGCCCGCCCAGGCCTACCTCGCGCTGCTGCGGCAGGGCGTCGAATCGGCAGAAGTGCCCAACAGCGGCGACCTGTTCGGCTACACGCTGGCGACCGGCGACTTCGACGGTGACGGCTACGACGACCTCGCCGTGGCCGCACCCTGGGAAGCGAACGGCCTGATCAATGCGGCCGCCCACGGACTGGTGACGGTGAACTGGGGCACGGTCTACGGACTGGGCCACCAGAACGCCGCGACCCTCAGCCCGGGTACACCGCTCGACGATTCGGTGAAGTTCGGCTACGCGCTGGCCGTCGGCGATTTCAACGGTGACGGGTTCGACGACCTGGCGGTGGGGCTGCCCGACAACGACAACGGCGCCGTGGTCGACGCCGGCGGCGTCTGGATCTACGACGGCTTCAGCGGCGGCATCCAGCTGGCGCCGAGCCTCATGCTCTCGGAATCGAACACCGGCGGCATCGCCGAGACAGACGACAACTTCGGCTTCACCCTCGCCACCGGCGACTTCAACGGTGACGGCTTCGACGACCTGGCCATCGGCACCATCGGCGAGGACAACGGAACCGGCGACGTGACCGTCGTGCGCAGCGGCGGCGCGGCGGGGCTTTCGCCGGCGACATCCACGACGTTCCACCCCGGCGTGCTCGGCGGCAGCCTGGGCAGCCCCGGCGGCTGGTTCGGCAAGGCCCTCGCCACCGGCGACCTCGACCAGGACGGCTTCGACGACCTGGTCGTCGGCGCCCCGAAGACCACGGTCGGGGCCGTCGGTTCGTCGGGCCGCGTCTACGTGCTCTACGGCGGCGGCAGCGGCATTTCCGCCACCGGCACCTGGAAGTGGGACACGTCCAATCATCCCGGCTGGCTGCAAAGCACGGCGCTGGAACTGGGCTGGAGCCTGGCGATCGGGGACTTCAGCGACCTGGACGGAAACGCGCCGCTGCAGTTCATCGCCGGCGCGCCCGGCTATGAAAGCGGCGGCCAGAACGACACGGGCGCCATCGTTCTCTTCTCGCACGACGACGCCAGCCGGGCGCTCGGCAATACCCGCATGGTCTACAACCAGCCGGCGAACCAGTCGAATGACCAGGTGCTGACGAACGACCGCTACGGGGAGACGCTGGCGACCGGCGACTTCGACGGCGACGGCTTCGCCGACCTGGCTGTCGGCGCCGTAAGCAACAACATCACCGAGCAGGCCGCGCTGGGCGCCCAGCTCGACGCGGGCTCGGCCTATCTCTACACCAGGGACGGCGCCGTCCTGACGCTGGACACCCACATCACGCACGTCACGCTGAACGACCATGTCTTCGGCGGCGACAACCTCGGCCGCGGGCTGGCCTTCGGTCGCTTCGAGGGCGGCGGCCGCGCGGCGCTGGCCGTGGGTGCCCCCTACGGCGACGACTTCTCGTACGAAGGCGACCCGACCGTCAGCAACGCCGGCCGCGTGTACATCCACGCGCCGTGGCGGCAGCCGCGGAACCGGCCCCACCGCGGTTCGGCCGCGCTCGACTGCAACGGCTACCTGATCTACGCGCAGCGCGCCTGGCAGCGCATGCGCCCGGCCAGCACCACCAAGACGATGACGCTGCAGCTGGCCTGCGACGCGCTGGACCAGGGCCAGGACCCGAACCAGCTGACCACCATCCCGGCCTGGGTGGCGAACAACGTGGGCGGCTCGCAGGCGGGCCACCTGCAGGGCGACAGGCTGACGTTCTTCGACCTCTTCAAGACGATGATGACCGTGTCGGGCAACGATTCGGCGATGTGGCTGGGTTCGCTGATTTCCGGCGAGGGGCTTGGCGGCTGGACCGGGTGGTCGACGCAGTCACCGGGCTTCGCCGCCGACATGGAGACCCAGGCCGACAACTTCGGCATGAGCTCGGCGACCAGCTTCACGAATGCGGCGGGCATCGACTCCGGCGACCATTACACGACGCCGCTCGACTTCGCGATCATGTCGTGGCAGGCGATCCAGGACCCCTGCGTGAAGGGGATCGTCAACCAGCCCAACTGGTTCGTGCCCGTGCAGCGTATCGGCGCCAACGGTATTCCCGGCCAGTACGGCAACATCATCCTGCAGTTCACGAACGGCTTCGTGAACGGAGTGCGCGGACAGAACCCTTCGGCCGTGGGCATGAAGGGCGGTCAGACGCCGGGCGCCCTGCGTACCGGCGTCTACAATTCGTACGTGCCGCTGGCGGCGGCCCACAACGCGGCCTCGGGCTTCGGCGTCTGGGACGACGACATTCCCGTGCTCGGCACCATCGCCGACTGCAACAGCTGCATCGGCGCCGAGCTGCTGGCCATCGCCGATCTCTACTGCCAGCAGGCGGCGATGCCGGACGACATCGTGATGCCCGATCCCGTGCCCGGCCCCTGGTCGGTGCTCAGGGACCTGAGCTCGGCCGCCGAGGACACGGCAAGGGGACTGGTCTTCAATGCAGCCGGCACGGAAGCCAACGAACTGGGCCGGCTGATCCAGGTGGACCTGCTGCGCGCGAACCAGGCCTGGCCGACCGCGAACCTGACGGCGCTCCTGCGCCACACCAGCGAGTTCTGCGTGAGCCCCGGCCGTGACGCAACTGTAGGCACGGCCCCTTACCAGCAGCACGACGGCTTCGTGATCTCCAACCGCGGCGGCGCGACGGTCACCATCAGCGTGATCGCCTCCGACCCGGCCGGATACCAGCAGGTTGTGACGCTCGCACCCGACGACTTCTTCAACGTGCCGGCCACCGACGGCAGCGCACCCGCCCCCGACTTCCAGTTGTCGGTGGCCAACCTCAGCTCCACGGCGAACGCGTGCCTCGAGGTGCAGGAGACGGGCTATCGCAGCCAGGTCTCGCTGGGCGACGGCATGTCGCTGCCCGATGTGGCCACGTTCCACCTCGAGCGCGTGCTCTCGGCGACGAATGACAGCTGGTCGCTGGAGTTCCTGGGCCTGGATCCCCAGCCGGGCAACCTGCTGGATGTCAGCGCCCACGACCCCGGCGCCTCCAGTTCCGTTGGCGACGGGCCCGGCCTGCCGGTGGCGCCGCGGCCCGTGCTGTCGCGCCTGCTGCCGAACGTGCCCAACCCGTTCAACCCCAGCACCACGATCCGCTTCGACCTGGCCGGCGGCGGCAGCGTCGACCTGCGCGTATTCGACGTGCGCGGCCGCCTCGTGCGCACGCTGGCGGCAGGCGCGGTCTACGTGCAGGGCCGGCACGAAGTGGCCTGGGACGGGCGCGACGAGCGCGGCCAGGCGGTTGCGTCCGGCGTCTACGTGGTGGAACTGACGGCCGGCAGCACCCGGCAGTCGCAGCAGGTCATGCTCCTGAAGTAG
- a CDS encoding response regulator has product MRIAIVDDDPVNLQLVTSLVRKTGDGEPVPFQNPLAGLLWCTENDVDLLIVDFQMPEIDGISFIRSFRELPDKSDTPILMVTGDQDRQTRYEALQCGATDFLTKPVDAIEFRARLRNMLALRHSQRLLADRAAHLAAEVATATAEIARREDEMITRLSRAAEFRDPETGAHILRMARYSHLIAVQMGLRPGQCDLIMKAAPMHDIGKVAIPDHILLKPGKLTPDEFEIMKGHAETGYQILRGSASQMLRIAAGIARSHHEKYDGTGYPLGLSTGMIPLPARIVAVADVFDALTSSRPYKKAWSVEEALQLLTSGSGSHFDPVCISAFMARLDEVRAIKDAYPAEELLPEPETDPLAIAT; this is encoded by the coding sequence ATGCGGATCGCCATCGTTGACGACGACCCCGTCAACCTGCAGCTGGTCACGAGCCTCGTGCGCAAGACCGGCGACGGCGAACCCGTGCCGTTCCAGAACCCGCTCGCGGGCCTGCTGTGGTGCACCGAGAACGACGTCGACCTGCTCATCGTCGACTTCCAGATGCCGGAGATCGACGGCATCTCCTTCATCCGCAGCTTCCGCGAGCTTCCCGACAAGTCCGACACGCCGATCCTGATGGTCACCGGCGACCAGGATCGCCAGACGCGCTACGAAGCTCTGCAGTGCGGCGCCACCGATTTCCTGACCAAGCCAGTCGACGCGATCGAGTTCCGGGCCCGCCTGCGGAACATGCTGGCCCTGCGCCACAGCCAGCGCCTGCTGGCGGACCGCGCGGCCCACCTCGCGGCCGAGGTCGCGACGGCAACGGCCGAGATTGCGCGGCGCGAGGACGAGATGATCACGCGGCTGTCGCGGGCGGCGGAATTCCGCGACCCGGAGACGGGCGCCCACATCCTGCGGATGGCCCGATATTCGCACCTCATCGCCGTCCAGATGGGCCTGCGCCCGGGCCAGTGCGACCTGATCATGAAGGCCGCCCCGATGCACGACATCGGCAAGGTCGCCATTCCCGATCACATCCTGCTGAAACCCGGGAAACTGACCCCCGACGAATTCGAGATCATGAAGGGGCACGCGGAGACCGGCTACCAGATCCTGCGCGGCAGTGCCTCGCAGATGCTGCGCATTGCCGCGGGCATCGCCCGTTCCCACCACGAGAAGTACGACGGCACCGGCTACCCGCTCGGCCTTTCCACCGGCATGATCCCCTTGCCGGCCCGCATCGTGGCGGTTGCCGACGTGTTCGACGCCCTGACCAGTTCGCGGCCGTACAAGAAGGCCTGGAGCGTCGAAGAGGCGCTGCAGTTGCTGACTTCGGGCAGCGGCTCGCACTTCGATCCCGTCTGCATCAGCGCCTTCATGGCACGGCTCGACGAGGTGCGTGCCATCAAGGACGCGTACCCCGCCGAGGAACTGCTGCCCGAGCCGGAAACCGACCCGCTGGCCATCGCCACCTGA
- a CDS encoding DUF47 domain-containing protein, with product MKFLPSQVDFLKFFERSADNVLEGAMAFNAMVADYRDLEAKVARIKELETAGDTITHETLDALNRTFITPIDREDIHALSSKLDDILDLIDAAAHRLLGYRIEAATPDLVLHAQMLIKPIETIKTALLLLDNMKHHERIIGLCLEVRRLEHEADVIHHGAITRLFDHEKDPIRIMKLKEIYENLEEATDRCEDVADIIESVILKNS from the coding sequence ATGAAGTTCCTGCCATCCCAGGTCGATTTTCTGAAGTTCTTCGAACGTTCCGCGGACAACGTGCTCGAGGGCGCCATGGCCTTCAACGCCATGGTCGCCGACTACCGTGACCTCGAGGCGAAGGTTGCGCGCATCAAGGAACTCGAGACGGCCGGCGACACGATCACGCACGAGACGCTCGACGCGCTGAATCGCACGTTCATCACGCCGATCGATCGCGAGGACATCCACGCGCTCAGCTCGAAGCTCGACGACATCCTCGACCTGATCGACGCGGCGGCACACCGCCTGCTCGGCTACCGCATCGAGGCGGCGACGCCCGACCTGGTGCTGCACGCGCAGATGCTGATCAAGCCGATCGAGACGATCAAGACGGCACTGCTGCTCCTGGACAACATGAAGCACCACGAGCGGATCATCGGGCTGTGCCTCGAGGTCCGGCGGCTCGAGCACGAGGCGGACGTGATCCATCACGGCGCGATCACGCGCCTGTTCGACCACGAGAAGGACCCGATCCGCATCATGAAGCTCAAGGAAATCTACGAGAACCTGGAAGAAGCCACCGATCGCTGCGAGGATGTCGCCGACATCATCGAATCGGTGATCCTGAAGAACTCCTAG
- a CDS encoding metallophosphoesterase has translation MTIHSRFAALATALLLAFSVPAIVAAAAPLATADHLVISQFVVKTRVPYATFGSPFIAITNPTGSDVDMGNVYLTDATQLPLTLYSNIALNNPTTANPGGGVGGDFHARFPEGYVLPAGATISVALSGSTQYVAAYGRLPDFELFEDENYVPDAVSELVAAFPGSIGAGLGGGGTNVPALSDVTESIVLYNWDGVSDLVQDLDYVTWGTSTSIRVDKTGRTVGASTYLPDTAVASQVAVAAAGPTFGHAFRRTGTDEGAEVPTGGNGLTGHDETSENLNVTWVDVIGSTPPPAPSSPFPSAPVFTSASHAPAVPWVGLAVPLSVRVVSNSPLTEVVFHYSVDGGAYADSTGVSLGNGIYETVVPGQAGNAVVSWYCTATNSAGRSVSTPVAAPRYTKGWTVATAPPVAALRKTPYLIWPGDPTTMQVLWQTPSTWPCTFEWGLDTNYTLGSVPTAEFGTDHQHTYVMTGLTPGEKYYFRVIFDQTVYTGSFRAAPPPGTTKLKFIAYGDTRTNSSIHNQVVGQMMHAIDVDPERQTLVVSVGDIVTSGDDETSWDNEYFPAVYANVRRMGTMVPFQACMGNHEGLGILFQKYLPYPFVNGRYWSYDYGPAHFTVVDQYVNYAPGSVQYEWIRNDLMSSNKPWRFVVLHEPGWSAGGGHPNNAAVQAYLQPLFVQYGVSIVFTGHNHYYARAVVDGVNHITTGGGGGPLHTPVPNSENVLIAVQSFQYSRITIDGTRLGFAAVNGATVLDTFTIDKVSGVEATRTPSLLVLHGATPNPFNPTTTIRFDLPAAGRVHLAVFDLAGRLVRTLVDGDRPAGTDGVVWDGCDASGRGLASGTYFARLEAGGERAVTRMSLVR, from the coding sequence ATGACCATTCATTCCCGGTTCGCAGCCCTCGCCACGGCGCTGCTCCTGGCCTTTTCAGTGCCGGCGATTGTGGCCGCCGCCGCCCCGCTGGCCACCGCAGACCATCTGGTGATCAGCCAGTTCGTGGTCAAGACCCGGGTGCCCTACGCGACGTTCGGCAGCCCCTTCATCGCGATCACCAACCCGACGGGCAGCGATGTCGACATGGGCAACGTCTACCTGACGGATGCGACACAGCTGCCCCTGACGCTGTACAGCAACATCGCGTTGAACAACCCGACGACGGCCAACCCGGGCGGCGGCGTCGGCGGCGACTTCCACGCGCGCTTCCCCGAGGGCTACGTGCTGCCGGCCGGGGCGACGATCTCGGTGGCGCTCAGCGGCAGCACACAGTACGTGGCCGCCTACGGCCGGCTGCCCGACTTCGAATTGTTCGAGGACGAGAACTACGTGCCCGACGCGGTTTCCGAACTGGTGGCCGCGTTTCCCGGTTCCATCGGGGCCGGCCTGGGCGGTGGCGGCACCAACGTGCCGGCGTTGTCGGACGTGACCGAGAGCATCGTCCTCTACAACTGGGACGGCGTGAGCGACCTGGTGCAGGACCTCGACTATGTCACCTGGGGCACCAGCACCAGCATCCGCGTCGACAAGACCGGTCGCACGGTCGGCGCCTCGACCTACCTGCCCGACACCGCGGTCGCTTCGCAGGTCGCGGTGGCCGCTGCCGGCCCCACCTTCGGCCATGCCTTCCGGCGCACGGGCACCGACGAGGGCGCTGAGGTGCCCACCGGCGGCAACGGACTGACTGGCCACGACGAGACCAGCGAGAACCTGAACGTCACCTGGGTCGATGTCATCGGCTCGACGCCGCCGCCGGCCCCCTCATCGCCGTTCCCGTCGGCGCCCGTGTTCACGTCCGCCTCGCATGCGCCGGCTGTTCCCTGGGTCGGGCTGGCCGTGCCGCTTTCGGTCAGGGTCGTCTCCAACAGCCCCCTGACCGAGGTGGTCTTCCACTACAGCGTCGATGGTGGCGCCTACGCCGACTCGACCGGCGTCTCGCTGGGCAACGGCATCTACGAGACGGTGGTGCCGGGCCAGGCAGGCAACGCCGTGGTCAGCTGGTACTGCACCGCCACCAACAGCGCCGGCCGCAGCGTGTCGACGCCGGTTGCAGCGCCGCGGTACACGAAGGGCTGGACCGTGGCGACGGCGCCACCGGTGGCCGCGCTGCGCAAGACGCCGTACCTGATCTGGCCCGGGGACCCGACGACGATGCAGGTGCTCTGGCAGACCCCATCGACCTGGCCCTGCACGTTCGAGTGGGGTCTCGACACGAACTACACGCTGGGCAGCGTGCCGACCGCCGAGTTCGGCACCGATCACCAGCACACCTACGTGATGACGGGGCTGACGCCGGGCGAGAAGTACTATTTCCGCGTCATTTTCGACCAGACCGTGTATACCGGCTCGTTCCGCGCGGCGCCGCCGCCGGGAACCACGAAGCTGAAGTTCATCGCCTATGGTGACACGCGGACGAACTCTTCCATCCACAACCAGGTCGTCGGCCAGATGATGCACGCGATCGACGTCGACCCCGAGCGCCAGACGCTGGTCGTCTCGGTCGGCGACATCGTCACGAGTGGCGACGACGAAACGAGCTGGGACAACGAGTACTTCCCGGCCGTCTACGCCAACGTCCGCCGGATGGGCACGATGGTCCCGTTCCAGGCCTGCATGGGCAACCACGAAGGCCTTGGGATCCTGTTCCAGAAATACCTGCCGTACCCGTTCGTCAACGGTCGCTACTGGTCCTACGACTACGGCCCGGCGCACTTCACGGTGGTCGACCAGTACGTGAACTACGCACCCGGCTCGGTCCAGTACGAGTGGATCCGCAACGACCTCATGTCGTCGAACAAGCCCTGGCGCTTCGTCGTCCTGCATGAGCCGGGCTGGAGCGCGGGCGGCGGCCACCCGAACAACGCCGCGGTCCAGGCCTACCTGCAGCCCCTGTTCGTGCAGTACGGCGTCTCCATCGTCTTCACCGGGCACAACCACTACTACGCGCGCGCGGTCGTCGACGGCGTCAACCACATCACCACCGGCGGCGGTGGCGGTCCGCTGCACACGCCGGTGCCGAATTCGGAAAACGTTCTGATTGCGGTGCAGTCGTTCCAGTACAGCCGCATCACCATCGACGGCACGCGCCTCGGCTTCGCCGCCGTCAACGGCGCGACCGTGCTGGACACGTTCACCATCGACAAGGTCTCCGGCGTGGAGGCCACTCGCACGCCTTCGCTTCTCGTGCTTCACGGCGCGACGCCCAATCCATTCAACCCGACGACCACGATCCGCTTCGACCTGCCGGCAGCGGGCCGGGTACATCTGGCGGTCTTCGACCTCGCCGGGCGCCTCGTCCGCACCCTTGTCGACGGTGATCGGCCGGCCGGCACCGACGGTGTCGTGTGGGACGGGTGCGACGCCTCGGGCCGCGGCCTGGCTTCGGGCACCTATTTCGCGAGACTGGAAGCCGGCGGAGAGCGTGCCGTCACGAGGATGAGCCTGGTGCGATGA
- a CDS encoding tetratricopeptide repeat protein: protein MLGVPLAAGAFGGTGWSWGWDHLHRVPVSWPLFLALLSAALCVPAWRRRFLAAWAAGGEALARHPLLVPAVAALAALGGFLAFPVATRMYGDTLAILNHHGPDDLARHLGRVLEPGIATRGSAVALVHDLVERATGLSWLASYRLVSSLCGAAFVLLHLRLAATMPGLHGWARAAVAWLGLVDGANQLFFGHVENYTLPRLAATWFLVSLAPLLLAPPERPSLRRARVYLPLAVAVFLHWQWLVLLPAALLAVLRDVACSRPRLRAWSGGRAALALVGVFLVMAVGAWMVTGAWCYDYLYTGGLPEPRQVLLPVSTACVAQPWLHYTLFSGPHLLDFAGSLWSLSSPAVLLAIVLLWSRSWRPAAAHVTAAAAAAALLHDFCLNPSIGYPFDWDLMCVVSPPLLYTAVLLVAAAGRRHGQESNVPRAPGWIAPAFVLGLATATVFAVNAGERSSYARVEDMAVWLHRSYYGNSHYRLNGNLGSVTDPARQDAERERVLARLRPQAYPDDREIAFLWEKLGRQRAERREFAAALTAYREALRVEPSNWMRRKEAGWLETEAGDEATGVILLGEYLGRAPADAEAWRHLGVVHARRGRDAEARTAWERFLQLAPDTPEAAQVRQDLQQLDAAATPR from the coding sequence GTGCTTGGCGTTCCGCTCGCGGCCGGTGCGTTTGGCGGAACCGGCTGGTCCTGGGGCTGGGACCATCTCCACCGCGTGCCCGTGTCCTGGCCGCTGTTCCTGGCCCTGCTGTCGGCGGCGCTGTGCGTCCCGGCCTGGCGCCGCCGGTTCCTGGCGGCCTGGGCTGCGGGCGGCGAGGCGTTGGCGCGACACCCGCTCCTGGTTCCTGCCGTTGCCGCGCTCGCCGCACTGGGAGGCTTCCTCGCTTTTCCGGTCGCCACGCGCATGTACGGCGACACCCTCGCCATCCTCAACCACCACGGGCCCGACGACCTGGCGCGGCACCTGGGGCGCGTCCTCGAGCCCGGGATCGCCACGCGCGGATCGGCCGTCGCGCTGGTCCATGACCTGGTCGAGCGCGCGACCGGGCTTTCCTGGCTGGCGAGCTACCGCCTCGTCTCGTCGCTCTGCGGCGCCGCCTTCGTGTTGTTGCACCTGCGGCTGGCGGCCACGATGCCGGGGCTGCACGGCTGGGCGCGCGCCGCCGTCGCCTGGCTCGGTCTTGTCGACGGCGCGAATCAGCTCTTCTTCGGCCACGTCGAGAACTACACGCTGCCGCGGCTGGCGGCGACCTGGTTCCTGGTCTCGCTGGCGCCGCTCCTGCTGGCGCCGCCCGAGCGGCCTTCGCTGCGGCGCGCACGCGTGTACCTGCCACTGGCGGTGGCGGTGTTCCTGCACTGGCAGTGGCTGGTGCTGTTGCCGGCGGCGCTGCTGGCTGTGCTGCGCGATGTGGCGTGTTCGCGGCCGCGCCTGCGCGCCTGGAGCGGTGGACGCGCGGCACTCGCGCTGGTCGGCGTCTTCCTCGTGATGGCGGTCGGCGCCTGGATGGTCACCGGCGCCTGGTGCTACGACTACCTCTACACCGGCGGCCTGCCCGAGCCGCGGCAGGTGCTGCTGCCGGTCTCGACGGCGTGCGTCGCGCAGCCGTGGCTTCATTACACGCTCTTTTCCGGGCCGCACCTGCTCGACTTCGCCGGATCACTGTGGTCACTGTCGTCGCCGGCCGTCCTGCTCGCCATTGTCCTGCTGTGGTCGCGGTCGTGGCGCCCGGCGGCGGCGCACGTGACGGCCGCTGCCGCCGCTGCCGCCCTGCTGCACGATTTCTGCCTGAACCCTTCGATCGGCTACCCCTTCGACTGGGACCTGATGTGCGTGGTGTCGCCACCGCTGCTCTACACGGCCGTGCTGCTCGTGGCGGCCGCCGGCCGCAGGCACGGGCAGGAAAGCAATGTGCCGCGCGCCCCGGGCTGGATCGCGCCGGCCTTCGTGCTCGGACTCGCCACGGCAACGGTCTTCGCCGTCAACGCCGGCGAGCGCTCGTCGTACGCCCGGGTCGAGGACATGGCGGTCTGGTTGCACCGCTCCTACTACGGCAACAGTCACTATCGCCTGAACGGAAACCTCGGCTCGGTCACCGATCCGGCGCGACAGGATGCCGAGCGTGAGCGCGTCCTGGCTCGATTGCGGCCGCAGGCCTATCCGGACGATCGCGAGATCGCCTTCCTGTGGGAGAAGCTGGGCCGGCAGCGCGCCGAGAGGCGCGAGTTCGCGGCGGCGCTCACGGCCTATCGCGAGGCACTGCGTGTCGAGCCCTCGAACTGGATGCGCCGGAAGGAAGCGGGCTGGCTGGAGACCGAAGCCGGCGACGAGGCGACAGGCGTGATCCTGCTCGGGGAATACCTGGGCCGCGCGCCTGCCGATGCCGAGGCCTGGAGGCACCTGGGAGTGGTCCACGCGCGCCGAGGGCGCGATGCCGAGGCCCGGACAGCCTGGGAGCGATTCCTGCAACTGGCGCCCGACACGCCCGAGGCCGCGCAGGTGCGGCAGGACCTCCAGCAGCTGGATGCTGCCGCAACTCCCCGTTGA
- a CDS encoding inorganic phosphate transporter: MDLTIVIIIVLVALIFDFINGFHDAANSIATVVSTRVLSPKYAVMWAAFFNFLAAFTFEPHVAQTIGKGVIHAESVTAGVIVCGLIGAIVWDLLTWWWGLPTSSSHALIGGFAGAAVANAGTESLIAAGLLRIGSFIVLAPLIGLIAGFGIMLGVAWAFRRATPYKIDVLFRRLQLVSAAGYSLGHGLNDAQKTMGIIAILLVASHDKVPKDSFLYMEEFHIPLWLILTCHAAIAAGTLAGGWRIVKTMGMRITKLRPVGGFCAETAGALTLVGASMAGIPVSTTHTITGAIVGVGAMHRTSAVRWGVAGRIVWAWVFTGPAAAGIAWLLMTGLKAVTR; the protein is encoded by the coding sequence ATGGACCTGACCATCGTCATCATCATCGTCCTGGTGGCGCTGATCTTCGACTTCATCAACGGCTTCCATGATGCCGCCAACTCCATCGCCACCGTGGTCTCCACGCGGGTGCTTTCACCCAAGTACGCGGTGATGTGGGCCGCCTTCTTCAATTTCCTGGCCGCTTTCACCTTCGAGCCGCACGTGGCGCAGACCATCGGCAAGGGCGTCATCCATGCCGAATCGGTGACGGCGGGCGTCATCGTCTGCGGGCTGATCGGCGCCATCGTCTGGGACCTGCTCACCTGGTGGTGGGGACTGCCGACGTCGTCGTCGCACGCGCTGATCGGCGGCTTTGCCGGCGCAGCGGTGGCCAACGCCGGGACCGAGTCGCTCATCGCCGCGGGCCTCCTGCGCATCGGCTCGTTCATCGTCCTGGCGCCGCTGATCGGCCTGATCGCGGGCTTCGGCATCATGCTGGGCGTGGCCTGGGCCTTCCGCCGCGCGACCCCCTACAAGATCGACGTGCTCTTCCGCCGCCTGCAGCTGGTGAGCGCCGCCGGGTACTCTCTGGGCCACGGCCTGAACGATGCGCAGAAGACGATGGGCATCATTGCCATCCTGCTGGTGGCATCGCACGACAAGGTGCCGAAGGACAGCTTCCTCTACATGGAAGAATTCCACATCCCGCTGTGGCTCATCCTCACCTGCCATGCCGCCATCGCGGCCGGCACCCTGGCCGGCGGCTGGCGCATCGTCAAGACGATGGGCATGCGCATCACCAAGCTGCGGCCGGTCGGCGGCTTCTGTGCCGAGACCGCCGGTGCCTTGACGCTGGTCGGCGCTTCCATGGCCGGCATCCCCGTCTCGACGACGCACACGATCACCGGCGCCATCGTCGGCGTGGGCGCCATGCACCGCACCTCTGCCGTGCGCTGGGGTGTGGCCGGGCGCATCGTCTGGGCATGGGTCTTCACGGGGCCGGCTGCGGCGGGTATCGCCTGGTTGTTGATGACGGGGCTGAAGGCTGTTACGCGCTGA
- a CDS encoding TetR/AcrR family transcriptional regulator has product MTGNRGERRRRQDEIEILDAALALFAAQGFHGTSMQQIAGRAEFSVGKIYTLFPSKEALLRTLQERAINELRCVRRPRRRRLGAAAGLVGHATRGL; this is encoded by the coding sequence ATGACCGGAAATCGAGGCGAACGCCGCCGCCGCCAGGACGAGATCGAGATCCTCGACGCGGCACTGGCCCTGTTCGCCGCGCAGGGCTTCCACGGCACCAGCATGCAGCAGATTGCCGGCAGGGCCGAGTTTTCGGTCGGCAAGATCTACACGCTGTTCCCTTCCAAGGAAGCGCTGCTGCGCACCCTGCAGGAACGCGCCATCAACGAACTGCGCTGCGTTCGCCGCCCGCGTCGACGACGACTCGGCGCCGCTGCTGGCCTTGTTGGCCACGCTACGCGCGGCCTTTGA